One window of Papaver somniferum cultivar HN1 chromosome 9, ASM357369v1, whole genome shotgun sequence genomic DNA carries:
- the LOC113313037 gene encoding protein EMB-1-like, translating to MSSEDRQELDARARQGETVVPGGTGGKSLEAQEHLAEGRSRGGQTRKEQLGTEGYQEMGRKGGLSTMDQSGGERAEEEGVDIDESKYRTRSQTN from the exons ATGTCTTCGGAAGATAGGCAAGAACTTGACGCTAGGGCAAGGCAAGGAGAGACTGTTGTCCCTGGTGGTACCGGAGGAAAGAGTCTTGAAGCTCAGGAACATCTTGCTGAGG GGCGTAGCCGAGGAGGACAAACAAGGAAGGAACAGCTAGGTACTGAAGGGTACCAGGAGATGGGAAGGAAAGGTGGACTCAGCACCATGGATCAGTCTGGTGGAGAGCGTGCAGAAGAGGAAGGTGTTGATATTGACGAGTCTAAGTACCGTACTCGAAGCCAGACCAACTAG